A region of Flavobacterium album DNA encodes the following proteins:
- a CDS encoding serine hydrolase domain-containing protein, whose product MKKHYILSLLLAFAISAYAQKDKRLKGIEKDLNALLATSKAPGFAVAIVENDKVIYSAGFGYRDYEKKIPVDPNTLFAIGSSTKAFTSGLLGSLRKEGKLTFTDSPLKYVPELQFYNNDLNGNVNIEDLMSHRTGIPRHDFSWYLFPTHNRDSIIQRIKYQEPFTGLRQQWYYNNFMFTVQGVIAEKITGKSWEDNIRERFLVPLGMTRSNVSIAEMKAASNAAFGYELKKGDVISKMDYYDIAAMAPAGSINSSANDMANWLITWIGKGKFKDTAILPEDYITDAISSHAVIAGGLPSKELPGNYFSNYGYGWMLISYKGHYRVEHGGNIDGFTASVAFFPSDNIGIVVLANQNGSRIPSLVRNTIADRMLGTDKTDWNAMLVKELKEGKEAEEKAKKDKKKKREATRLRTHWMIIQGCSPTRGTVLLK is encoded by the coding sequence ATGAAAAAACATTACATCTTATCGCTCCTTTTAGCGTTTGCCATTTCGGCGTATGCCCAAAAAGACAAGCGCCTCAAAGGCATTGAAAAGGACCTGAACGCATTATTAGCAACATCAAAAGCGCCGGGGTTTGCTGTGGCGATAGTAGAAAACGATAAAGTAATCTACAGTGCCGGGTTTGGCTACAGGGATTATGAAAAGAAAATCCCGGTTGACCCTAATACGCTTTTTGCAATAGGGTCCAGCACCAAGGCCTTTACTTCTGGCCTGCTTGGATCCTTAAGAAAAGAAGGTAAACTGACTTTTACCGACAGCCCACTTAAATATGTACCAGAACTCCAGTTTTACAATAACGACCTCAACGGCAACGTAAACATCGAGGACCTGATGAGCCACCGCACCGGTATCCCCCGTCACGACTTTTCGTGGTACCTTTTCCCTACCCACAACAGGGACAGCATCATCCAGAGGATAAAGTATCAGGAACCCTTTACCGGGCTAAGGCAGCAGTGGTATTATAACAACTTTATGTTTACCGTGCAGGGCGTTATTGCCGAAAAAATAACCGGCAAAAGCTGGGAGGACAACATAAGGGAACGTTTTCTCGTTCCATTGGGAATGACACGTTCTAACGTTTCTATAGCTGAAATGAAAGCAGCTTCGAACGCGGCCTTTGGCTACGAGCTGAAAAAAGGCGATGTGATAAGCAAAATGGATTACTACGACATTGCAGCCATGGCGCCGGCGGGGAGCATCAACAGTAGTGCGAATGACATGGCCAACTGGCTCATCACCTGGATAGGCAAAGGGAAATTCAAGGACACAGCGATTTTGCCCGAAGATTATATAACGGATGCCATTAGCTCGCATGCTGTGATAGCCGGTGGCCTGCCTTCTAAAGAACTGCCCGGCAATTATTTTTCGAATTATGGTTACGGTTGGATGCTCATATCCTACAAAGGGCACTACAGGGTGGAGCATGGCGGAAACATTGACGGCTTTACGGCAAGTGTGGCATTTTTCCCTTCGGATAATATAGGGATCGTGGTACTGGCCAACCAGAATGGCTCGCGCATCCCTTCGTTGGTGAGGAATACCATTGCCGACAGGATGCTGGGCACGGATAAGACCGACTGGAACGCCATGTTGGTAAAGGAATTGAAAGAAGGGAAGGAAGCAGAAGAAAAGGCAAAGAAAGACAAAAAGAAGAAACGGGAAGCCACACGCCTTCGCACCCACTGGATGATTATACAGGGCTGTTCTCCAACCCGGGGTACGGTACTTTTGAAATAG
- a CDS encoding DUF3471 domain-containing protein, whose translation MFSNPGYGTFEIVRKNDSLFAEFQQTRFFLKHKHYDVFAPSDAKHGIDTSEDTEGMFMNFITNDAGDISGVKLKAEPSLDHPIEFKRTPKEVAVADEIVNQYTGDYEISGMTIKVYVKSGKLYLFVPGQPDYELKATSTTMYVIATLDGFKVEFIPGDNGKIKELTLHQPNGKFTATKK comes from the coding sequence CTGTTCTCCAACCCGGGGTACGGTACTTTTGAAATAGTAAGGAAAAACGATTCGCTGTTTGCAGAATTTCAGCAGACACGTTTCTTCCTGAAGCATAAGCATTATGATGTATTTGCGCCTTCTGATGCAAAACATGGTATCGATACATCGGAAGATACGGAGGGCATGTTCATGAACTTTATAACTAATGATGCCGGTGATATATCAGGCGTGAAGCTCAAAGCCGAACCATCGCTTGACCACCCAATCGAATTTAAGCGCACCCCGAAAGAAGTAGCGGTAGCCGATGAAATAGTAAACCAGTATACCGGTGATTATGAAATATCAGGGATGACGATAAAGGTGTATGTAAAGAGCGGTAAGCTGTACCTGTTCGTACCGGGACAGCCGGATTATGAACTGAAAGCGACTTCAACAACCATGTACGTGATCGCGACGCTTGACGGGTTTAAGGTGGAGTTTATCCCCGGGGATAACGGAAAGATAAAAGAACTGACACTGCACCAGCCGAATGGGAAATTCACGGCGACGAAAAAGTAA
- a CDS encoding serine hydrolase domain-containing protein, translating into MKNFFLSLFVLAITLPALAQSEAKYRKIDSLMVYFNRNDKIMGALTIREKGKVVFEKAYDFADINAKAKATPDTKYKIGAVTEIFTAAIIFQLIEEKKLTLDTKLSEFFPKIKNAEIITIADMLGHKSGIYNYTDDPAFKEAQTKLQNRKQMLDRIMAKEPAFEPGTKAEVSNSNYLLLGYIIQDITKKTYKENVTARVIKKAGLKNTYYFTKINSRKNEAYSYAYADGQWDKQDEWHESAIGGSGGLQSTASDLTLFAKALFDGKIITKASLNEMTKMDMGIGRGVFHFSFAERKFVGHNGNLEGFSTVLGYNPKEDLAISLTLNGVNTDVNALVMGILSCYYKLPYRFPDFTSVAVDDSVLKRYEGIYTAPSLPYKVKIIAREGKLVAIALEPGQGSFELNPLSENEFNFDPADLRMIFSEKGFTLKQGGKVTEFTKEK; encoded by the coding sequence AACTTTTTTTTATCCTTATTTGTTTTAGCGATCACGCTTCCTGCATTGGCACAAAGTGAGGCTAAATACCGCAAGATCGATAGCCTGATGGTGTATTTCAACAGGAATGATAAGATCATGGGCGCGCTGACTATCCGTGAGAAGGGCAAAGTCGTTTTTGAAAAAGCCTATGACTTTGCCGATATCAACGCCAAAGCAAAAGCTACACCGGATACGAAATACAAAATAGGGGCGGTGACCGAAATATTTACCGCAGCCATTATCTTCCAGTTGATCGAGGAAAAGAAACTCACGCTCGACACGAAGCTATCAGAGTTTTTCCCCAAGATTAAGAATGCCGAAATTATCACCATTGCCGATATGCTGGGCCATAAAAGCGGAATCTATAATTATACCGACGACCCTGCTTTTAAAGAGGCGCAAACAAAACTGCAAAACCGGAAGCAGATGCTCGACAGGATAATGGCAAAAGAACCCGCGTTCGAACCGGGCACAAAAGCAGAGGTAAGCAATTCCAATTACCTGTTGCTGGGGTACATCATACAGGACATCACTAAAAAGACCTATAAAGAAAATGTAACTGCGCGCGTCATTAAAAAGGCAGGGTTAAAAAACACGTACTACTTTACTAAGATCAACTCCAGGAAAAACGAGGCGTATTCCTACGCTTACGCAGACGGGCAATGGGATAAACAAGACGAATGGCACGAATCTGCTATAGGTGGGTCCGGCGGGCTGCAGTCTACGGCAAGCGACCTGACACTGTTTGCAAAGGCGCTTTTTGATGGCAAGATCATAACAAAAGCATCATTGAATGAAATGACGAAAATGGATATGGGCATTGGGCGCGGGGTATTCCATTTTTCGTTTGCGGAACGTAAATTCGTAGGCCACAACGGTAATTTAGAGGGATTTTCCACAGTGCTTGGCTATAACCCAAAGGAAGACCTCGCCATATCGCTCACACTGAATGGAGTAAACACCGATGTCAATGCGTTGGTGATGGGCATCCTGAGCTGCTATTATAAGCTGCCGTACCGCTTCCCGGATTTTACATCGGTAGCTGTGGACGATAGCGTACTGAAACGCTATGAGGGCATTTATACTGCGCCTTCGCTGCCTTATAAAGTAAAGATAATTGCCCGCGAAGGGAAACTGGTAGCTATTGCGCTGGAACCTGGACAGGGGTCTTTCGAACTGAATCCCCTAAGCGAAAATGAGTTTAACTTTGATCCTGCCGACCTGCGTATGATATTCAGCGAAAAAGGCTTTACACTCAAGCAGGGCGGGAAGGTAACGGAGTTTACAAAGGAGAAATAG